One Microcaecilia unicolor chromosome 4, aMicUni1.1, whole genome shotgun sequence genomic region harbors:
- the LOC115468512 gene encoding centromere protein J-like: MPDQRVNPLSQQDTHCSAPPSGDPRIPAFCRSVWNFLSKDFSITAVISQIYYYADAHTTHTTYPDGLEVLHFSNGQIEKHYPDGKKEITFPDQTVKNLFLDGSEENIFPDGTIVRVQLDGSKIIEFDNGQRELHTSQFKRREYPDGTVKTVYNDGHQETKYASGRVRIKDKDGSVVMDTK, encoded by the exons AATCCTCTAAGTCAGCAAGACACACATTGCTCAGCCCCTCCATCTGGTGATCCAAGGATTCCAGCTTTTTGCAGATCTGTTTGGAATTTTTTGTCAAAAGATTTTTCCATCACTGCAGTGATTTCCCAG ATTTACTACTATGCTGATGCCCATACAACCCATACCACTTATCCAGATGGGCTTGAAGTCTTACATTTCTCAAATGGACAGATAG aaAAGCATTACCCtgatggaaaaaaagaaattacattCCCAGATCAGACTGTTAAGAATTTGTTTCTTGATGGGAGtgaagaaaacatatttccaGATGGCACCATTGTTCGTGTTCAGCT TGATGGAAGCAAAATCATAGAGTTTGATAATGGACAAAGGGAACTGCACACCTCACAGTTCAAGAGACGAGAATACCCAGATGGTACTGTCAAGACGGTATACAACGATGGACATCAAGAAACTAAATATGCCTCAGGGAGAGTAAGAATCAAAGATAAGGATGGAAGTGTTGTAATGGATACCAAATAA